The genomic stretch ACTCCGAGCAGCCCATCGGCCCCGGCACCGTCATCTACGTTCCGCCGGACCACCCGCACCGGATGCGCAACACCGGCGACGGCGTACTGAGGTTCATCTGCGTCATCCCTCACCAACCGTGAGGGTGCGGTGTCACTGCGCCTGCACGACAAACCAGGGATGCGCCCGTGCTGCCGTTCCCAGGCCAGGACGTCGTCGATGCTGAGGGCGTAGTCGGGGTTACGCGCGGCCCGCTGGCGGACGTCGGTGGCAGCGGCGGGCGCGACCAGGGAGGAAGGCGCGTACGCGTCGATACCGGCCCCGCCGGCCTGGAAGTGGCGGGGCGCGTTCACGTGGGTGCCGGTGTGCTCGCCCATCGAGAACCGTCTGAGGTAGTAGCCGTCCCGTTCCCGCTGGGCCACCACAGCGAACTCAACCGGCGGATCGCCCGGCCACAGGGGGATGCCCGGTTCGGTGACGTGGCTGGGGTTGACCACCCGCGAGCAGGCAATGGTTTTCATCGAGTAAATCTGGCCCTCCGGCGCCGGCTGGCAGCGCGGGCAGAAGTCGGTCCCCGGTAGCCCAACGAACGGCGCACGATGCGGGTGCCGCAGCGGGGGCAGGGTTCGCCGGCATGGCCCCGTACCGCAAAGAAGTGCCGTACTTTGGCCTTGAGATTCGGCGGCAGCTGCGCCCGGATTTCGCTGAGCGCCTCGGCCATGAAGCTGCGCAGGGTGCGGTAAAGGCGGCGCAGGTCGTCGTCGGTGAGGCTTCGCGCGCTTCGTTTGGGGTGAAGGCCGGCTCGCCCGCCGGTGGCCGGCGGGGTTTGCCCGCGCGAGGCAGCCGAAAGACACCCGTGTGGTACAATTGGGGCAACTTGGCTTTCGCGCCTGCCATGGGGGCTTTTGATGGCGAAACCAATCCATCCGCGCCCGATCCTGCTCCTGTCGTTCGGACACCTCGTGGCCGATTTCTATCAAGGCGCCGT from Bacillota bacterium encodes the following:
- a CDS encoding cupin domain-containing protein — encoded protein: MYVLEGQGTAGDADSEQPIGPGTVIYVPPDHPHRMRNTGDGVLRFICVIPHQP